A genome region from Arachidicoccus soli includes the following:
- a CDS encoding pectate lyase family protein yields the protein MNNYTLSKIVIFIIAFFPIIALAQYPIIPPAVQAVSDSALAVEQAHSDAAWQKALPIIQKDEKEGKPYIPWAAKPSDLPQAKIPAFPGAEGGGAYSFGGRGGKVYEVTCLADRGPGTFRWACEQGGPRIVVFNVAGIIHLKSPIIVRAPYITIEGQTAPGDGICVAGESVWINTHDVVVRFMRFRRGATNVGRRDDAFGGNPVGNIIIDHVSASWGLDENMSLYRHVYDRGTKKQEKLPTVNLTIQNSIFAEGLDTYNHAFGSTIGGLNSTFMRNLWANNVARNPSVGMYGDFGFVNNVIFNWWNRSADGGDNNSFFNFINNYYKPGPVTPKNKPISHRILKPESGRSPQTRGVYGKAYVHGNIMEGDEAVTKDNWNGGVQIETMDNAGKYTNSIRVDKPFPLSGHVKIIPAQEAYSYVLDNVGATLPKRDPVDARIVREVRTGKIEYKNGGKSGVTPYIKRRLPADSYKEGIISDISQVGGYPTYKGKPYKDSDKDGMPDWYEKKHGFNPHDASDAAAYAKDGTGYTNIEEYLNSVVPMKMVQPQQ from the coding sequence ATGAATAATTATACGCTCTCTAAAATAGTAATATTTATAATTGCATTTTTCCCAATAATAGCGCTGGCGCAGTATCCAATCATACCTCCGGCGGTACAAGCGGTGTCCGATTCGGCTTTGGCTGTTGAGCAAGCTCATTCAGATGCTGCCTGGCAAAAGGCTTTACCGATTATTCAAAAAGATGAAAAGGAAGGAAAGCCTTATATTCCATGGGCTGCAAAACCATCTGATCTGCCACAGGCTAAAATCCCGGCTTTCCCAGGTGCGGAAGGTGGAGGGGCTTATTCTTTTGGAGGCAGAGGAGGCAAGGTATATGAAGTCACATGTCTCGCCGATAGAGGACCTGGCACATTCAGATGGGCCTGCGAACAAGGAGGTCCAAGAATTGTTGTATTCAATGTTGCAGGTATTATCCACTTAAAAAGCCCAATTATTGTAAGAGCTCCCTATATTACTATTGAAGGGCAAACAGCACCTGGTGATGGTATTTGTGTAGCCGGCGAATCTGTTTGGATCAATACGCATGATGTTGTTGTTCGATTTATGCGCTTTAGAAGGGGTGCGACAAATGTCGGCAGAAGAGATGATGCATTTGGCGGAAACCCTGTAGGTAATATTATTATTGATCATGTTTCTGCTTCTTGGGGATTAGATGAAAATATGTCGCTTTATAGGCATGTGTATGATAGAGGTACAAAAAAACAAGAAAAATTACCAACGGTCAATCTTACTATACAAAATTCCATTTTTGCTGAAGGGTTAGATACTTATAATCATGCATTTGGTAGCACAATTGGGGGCCTGAATAGTACGTTTATGCGTAATTTATGGGCAAATAATGTTGCCAGGAATCCATCAGTCGGAATGTATGGTGATTTTGGATTTGTAAACAATGTTATCTTTAATTGGTGGAATAGAAGTGCTGATGGGGGAGATAATAACTCGTTCTTTAATTTTATTAATAACTATTATAAACCAGGGCCCGTTACACCGAAAAATAAACCTATTTCTCATAGAATATTAAAGCCTGAATCCGGACGCTCTCCGCAAACAAGAGGTGTCTATGGAAAGGCATATGTTCATGGAAATATTATGGAAGGCGATGAAGCGGTTACCAAGGACAATTGGAACGGTGGTGTACAGATTGAAACAATGGATAATGCTGGGAAATATACAAATAGTATTCGTGTAGATAAACCATTCCCATTAAGCGGCCACGTGAAAATTATTCCTGCGCAAGAAGCTTACAGTTATGTATTAGACAATGTAGGTGCAACATTGCCAAAGCGTGATCCTGTAGATGCAAGAATTGTTAGAGAAGTAAGAACAGGAAAGATTGAATATAAAAATGGTGGTAAATCTGGCGTAACACCTTATATTAAAAGAAGACTGCCTGCAGATTCTTATAAAGAAGGAATTATAAGTGATATCAGTCAGGTTGGCGGTTATCCGACTTATAAAGGCAAACCCTATAAAGATTCAGATAAAGATGGTATGCCAGACTGGTATGAAAAGAAACATGGATTCAATCCACACGACGCTTCTGATGCTGCAGCCTATGCAAAGGACGGAACTGGTTATACCAATATTGAAGAATATTTAAACAGTGTTGTTCCTATGAAAATGGTTCAGCCCCAACAATAA
- a CDS encoding polysaccharide lyase, with the protein MKKNLLPFLASVLFLTIGTKVRAQYPKITSEVNREANALMKATMAHSDSAWAIAYPIVERDARNGKPYIPWAARPTDLPQTKLLAFPGAEGGGAHTAGGRGGHVYVIKTLADHGVGSLRWACEQGGARTIVFNVAGIIHLKTPLIIRAPYITIEGQTAPGNGICIAGESFWVNTHDVILRYMRFRRGETWVGRRDDALGGNPVGNIIVDHCSTSWGLDENFSMYRHMFDPQDGAKDEKHGTVNITIQNCISAEALDTWNHAFGSTMGGENCMLTRNLWADNAARNPSIGWNGIFNFVNNVVFNWGHRSVDGGDYTALYNMINNYYKPGPATNNDPVKYRILKPESGRSKLPYKVFGRAYVNGNIMYGNKAVTENNWDGGVQMEDKKGDLFSLDSARKYFPYMKVNQPFPHAPVTIISAQQAYNFVLKNVGATLPKRDAVDQRVIEQVRTGRIVYQKMETDTDFQFKYRKLPKDSYKLGIITNIDQVGGYPNYTGTPYVDSDNDGMPDVYEKRHGLNPNDASDASALAKDGSGYTNIEEYLNSVVPLDTVVPKTAKR; encoded by the coding sequence ATGAAAAAGAATTTATTGCCGTTTTTAGCTTCAGTATTGTTTTTGACAATAGGAACTAAAGTAAGGGCACAGTACCCGAAAATAACTTCAGAAGTTAATAGGGAAGCAAATGCGTTAATGAAAGCAACTATGGCTCATTCAGACTCGGCCTGGGCAATTGCTTATCCAATTGTGGAAAGGGATGCAAGAAATGGAAAGCCCTACATACCTTGGGCTGCAAGACCTACAGATTTACCGCAAACAAAACTATTGGCTTTTCCAGGTGCGGAAGGCGGTGGTGCACATACAGCAGGTGGTCGTGGTGGACATGTTTATGTGATCAAAACTTTGGCGGACCATGGGGTTGGGTCCTTAAGATGGGCTTGTGAACAAGGTGGTGCGCGTACTATTGTTTTTAATGTGGCTGGGATTATTCATTTAAAAACACCACTTATTATTCGTGCACCCTATATTACCATTGAAGGACAAACAGCACCGGGTAATGGTATTTGTATTGCCGGAGAGTCTTTTTGGGTAAATACGCATGATGTTATTTTACGTTACATGCGTTTTAGAAGAGGAGAGACCTGGGTAGGCCGCAGAGACGATGCATTGGGTGGAAACCCAGTAGGTAATATTATTGTTGACCACTGCTCTACTAGTTGGGGCTTAGATGAGAATTTCTCTATGTACCGTCACATGTTTGATCCGCAAGATGGCGCCAAAGACGAAAAACATGGTACTGTGAATATTACTATTCAAAACTGTATCTCTGCTGAAGCTCTGGATACCTGGAATCACGCATTTGGTAGTACGATGGGTGGCGAGAATTGCATGCTTACGCGAAATCTTTGGGCTGACAACGCTGCCAGAAATCCATCTATTGGTTGGAACGGTATTTTCAACTTTGTAAACAATGTCGTGTTTAACTGGGGCCATCGTTCGGTAGATGGAGGTGATTATACAGCATTATATAATATGATCAATAATTATTATAAACCAGGACCTGCAACCAATAATGATCCGGTAAAATACAGGATTTTAAAACCCGAATCCGGCCGTAGCAAATTGCCTTATAAGGTGTTTGGCAGGGCTTATGTAAACGGAAATATTATGTATGGCAATAAAGCCGTAACTGAGAATAACTGGGATGGTGGTGTGCAAATGGAAGATAAAAAAGGCGATTTGTTTTCTTTAGATTCGGCTCGTAAATATTTTCCATATATGAAAGTAAACCAACCTTTCCCGCATGCACCGGTTACTATTATTTCGGCTCAACAAGCTTACAATTTTGTATTGAAAAATGTAGGTGCTACCCTGCCAAAAAGAGATGCAGTTGACCAAAGAGTAATCGAACAAGTGCGTACAGGTAGAATTGTTTATCAAAAAATGGAAACAGATACCGATTTTCAATTTAAGTACCGCAAGCTCCCTAAAGATTCTTATAAATTAGGTATTATCACGAATATTGATCAGGTTGGTGGCTATCCAAATTATACAGGTACGCCATATGTGGATTCTGACAATGATGGTATGCCAGATGTTTACGAAAAAAGACATGGTTTAAATCCAAATGATGCTTCAGATGCTTCTGCTCTTGCAAAAGACGGAAGTGGTTATACCAATATTGAAGAATACTTAAATAGTGTTGTTCCTTTAGATACCGTAGTCCCTAAAACGGCTAAACGTTAG
- a CDS encoding RagB/SusD family nutrient uptake outer membrane protein: MKKLQIKYIAIILSLIIFASCSKVLDKQSLVNSNADQVYNDSATAVLSLNYIYTQNLPSWFGNGSVSAIGSAGPCNLTEECRSDNIYVKGTVTQETVGDIGTSNSAGTNYGKIRAINQFIQDVNAGTINSGTKNRFIAQALFWRAFRYFELVKLYGGVPLVLKPLPAVGSAAKAAAMVPRSSTTATFQQIVADLDTAINYLPPNWSAVDYGRITKGAAQAYLGRVLLTWASPQFNPNNDVNRWQAAYDASTAAIATLSANGYGLYPKEDVTMWTTEGANSDGTPKNPEAVMVTEYNPATDANGMANNNYTNATLPKYIGTSGGSTQPTWDEVQAFPMADGYAPGSSPNYTYNPQTFFLNRDPRFYQTIAYNGCSWPVVGNANYRLWTYYYYTKANGTATKSTETSASSTGFYCRKAIDPNISASNLMYSGTDWMEIRYAEVLLNQAESAAEIGHLGIGQEAYNNLIAIRKRAGILPGTNSMYGLQTGMDQTQMINAIMFERQIEFAYEGRRYWDLRRRNLLEGTLNGKMRQGLTIVLNNTGTASDYALLTRDASSGNTNASLAAYYLANFSVTPVNVDTYPIDYQTADHFFGIPTAALQNNTALIQNNTWGGSFDPLQ, translated from the coding sequence ATGAAAAAATTACAAATAAAATATATTGCAATAATATTATCATTGATAATATTTGCAAGCTGCTCCAAAGTTTTAGATAAACAGAGTTTAGTCAATAGTAACGCTGATCAAGTCTATAACGATTCAGCAACTGCGGTGTTAAGCTTAAACTACATATATACACAGAATCTTCCGTCTTGGTTCGGTAATGGATCTGTAAGCGCCATTGGTAGCGCAGGCCCATGTAATTTGACCGAAGAATGCCGCTCGGATAATATTTATGTAAAAGGTACAGTGACCCAAGAAACTGTGGGAGATATAGGTACCAGTAATAGTGCAGGTACTAATTATGGCAAGATTCGCGCAATTAATCAATTTATTCAGGATGTAAATGCCGGAACCATTAATTCGGGTACCAAGAACAGATTTATTGCACAGGCATTATTTTGGCGAGCCTTTCGGTATTTTGAATTAGTCAAATTATATGGCGGCGTTCCCTTGGTTTTGAAACCATTACCTGCTGTTGGTAGTGCAGCAAAAGCAGCAGCAATGGTACCAAGAAGTTCTACTACAGCAACTTTTCAACAAATAGTAGCAGATTTAGATACCGCTATTAATTATTTACCCCCTAATTGGTCTGCAGTTGATTATGGACGTATTACTAAAGGGGCAGCTCAAGCATATTTGGGAAGGGTATTATTAACCTGGGCAAGCCCACAATTCAACCCAAATAATGATGTAAATAGATGGCAAGCAGCCTATGATGCCAGTACGGCTGCGATTGCGACCCTTTCTGCAAATGGTTATGGTCTTTATCCGAAAGAAGATGTAACGATGTGGACTACAGAGGGGGCAAATTCAGATGGTACACCTAAAAACCCGGAAGCGGTAATGGTTACAGAGTATAATCCTGCAACGGATGCAAATGGTATGGCTAATAATAATTATACGAATGCTACGCTACCAAAATATATTGGAACCTCAGGCGGTTCAACACAGCCAACTTGGGACGAAGTGCAGGCGTTCCCAATGGCTGATGGATATGCACCCGGCTCTTCCCCGAACTACACATATAATCCTCAGACTTTCTTTTTAAACAGAGATCCCAGATTTTATCAAACGATAGCCTACAATGGTTGCTCATGGCCAGTAGTTGGGAATGCGAATTATAGATTATGGACATATTATTATTATACCAAGGCCAATGGTACGGCGACCAAATCAACTGAAACCTCTGCTTCTTCAACTGGTTTTTATTGCCGTAAAGCAATAGACCCGAATATTTCTGCTTCTAACTTAATGTATTCTGGTACTGATTGGATGGAAATTCGTTATGCAGAAGTATTATTAAATCAGGCTGAAAGTGCTGCTGAAATAGGCCATTTAGGCATCGGCCAAGAGGCTTATAATAATTTGATAGCCATCAGAAAAAGAGCAGGTATTTTACCGGGCACTAATAGTATGTATGGCCTACAAACGGGGATGGATCAAACGCAAATGATAAATGCAATTATGTTTGAGCGTCAAATAGAATTTGCCTATGAAGGAAGGCGTTATTGGGATCTTCGCAGAAGAAATCTTTTGGAAGGTACTTTAAATGGTAAGATGAGGCAAGGGCTTACCATCGTTTTGAATAATACAGGCACTGCTTCTGATTATGCATTATTAACAAGAGATGCTTCTTCTGGTAATACTAATGCTTCTTTAGCAGCTTATTATCTGGCAAATTTTTCTGTTACACCGGTAAACGTGGATACCTATCCCATCGATTATCAAACAGCGGATCATTTCTTTGGTATCCCGACGGCCGCATTGCAAAATAATACTGCATTAATTCAAAATAATACTTGGGGTGGATCTTTTGATCCGCTGCAATAG
- a CDS encoding SusC/RagA family TonB-linked outer membrane protein, whose product MRIKLLQKISGGLLLVLLSCSSLLAQEKEINGVVVDQTTGQGLSGAVVSIKGEPSNVSADVLGKFKIRVTPADSILVVSYIGYKRTQVNIAGQDYVTIKMNSESQDLSDVVVVGYGQQKKIALTGSVSTVDMKKIEDFPSLNLASSLVGQVNGLSINTATQRPGGAVGLTIRNPQNLSKNGNGSGTLYIIDDVVRTASDFNLLDPNEIESISVLKDAEAAIYGIDGANGAIVVRTKKGEIGKPKFSVSGSFGTANATQLPKMLTGLQLATWNNDYNQTANNYTIDSAGYIGGSVTKKLAAWYTPDELAYFANPANNTDYLAQAFKPANVERISMNVSGGTNKVRYFIGGDYVNQNSNFSGVNSYKVGLRANVEANLARGLMVSLNLSNTMSYSRNFWYKTSGTTESLDQDVTSLAEVAPWQKYFIDGNPVLLNTSYNGNTDIDNVNVFLFENSNNYTKSLNYVMNALGKISYEIPGIKGLTAAVSFNENVNFGFPKQYGTSFNYYQYSGLGENNHIPGGTILKEVNIKNGDRVRITPNYATVYQLDGTLTYHKTFGKNHLNLLGIYEQTEQYNEGVNAEADGVIITGLDNQNFTIGTQSSNQASSIAESGKLSYIGRANYDYDNTYLLEAVFRRDGSTSLPPANRYGNFGSVSAGWVLSNEHFIKDHFSFFDLLKLRASLGFTGSDNTVPYGYAQAYQYGTGSGGGAVFNEGERGLGIKATNIPNPYATWDHQTKTDYGLDMAFLHNRLSFTGDYYWNHNYDLLTGLSSSVPATIGLTTPNENYGIINAFGYELSVGWHDNIDKDWSYNVTSFFSWMDDKNIREDLATGLIGTIQDHQGKSDDQGVFGYDYVGMFRTQAQVDAFMTAHPGYTIFGQTPEVGMLNYKDLNGDNQITADGNDQEYLSHKASNHNNLGFNFGVTFKSLSINVVSGMSWGGQAVIPGNEITSSVAKDITQNRPAFWADHWTPDNTNAKYPAPYWMSDYNVTSNFWFVSAFSAQIQNVNISYTIPQKWSSRAGIASARFYAVCTNALNLFNPYPDNYRDPNTGILQYPNLRTFSFGLNIGL is encoded by the coding sequence ATGCGCATCAAACTTTTGCAAAAAATATCGGGAGGGCTGCTTCTGGTATTATTATCCTGTAGCTCGCTGCTGGCTCAGGAGAAAGAAATTAACGGCGTTGTTGTTGATCAGACAACGGGACAGGGACTGTCGGGTGCAGTCGTTAGTATAAAGGGAGAACCAAGCAATGTTAGTGCTGATGTATTGGGTAAATTTAAAATTAGAGTTACTCCGGCGGACTCTATATTGGTGGTATCTTATATTGGTTATAAGAGAACTCAGGTTAATATCGCAGGACAAGATTATGTTACCATTAAAATGAATTCCGAAAGTCAGGATTTATCTGACGTGGTAGTGGTGGGCTATGGTCAGCAGAAAAAAATAGCCCTCACGGGTTCTGTCTCTACTGTAGACATGAAAAAAATTGAAGACTTCCCAAGTTTAAACTTGGCTTCTTCTCTGGTGGGACAGGTAAACGGATTAAGTATTAATACAGCTACCCAACGTCCAGGTGGTGCGGTCGGCCTTACAATCAGAAACCCACAAAATTTGTCTAAAAACGGTAATGGTTCAGGTACGCTGTACATAATAGATGATGTAGTGAGAACTGCAAGTGATTTTAATCTATTAGACCCCAATGAAATAGAAAGTATTTCAGTTTTGAAAGATGCCGAAGCAGCTATTTATGGTATTGACGGTGCGAATGGCGCTATTGTGGTACGGACTAAAAAAGGAGAAATTGGTAAGCCTAAATTTAGTGTGAGTGGTTCTTTTGGTACCGCAAATGCAACGCAATTGCCTAAAATGCTGACCGGCTTACAATTAGCAACCTGGAACAATGATTATAATCAAACTGCAAATAATTATACCATTGACTCTGCAGGATATATAGGGGGATCGGTCACAAAAAAATTAGCAGCTTGGTATACACCAGATGAATTGGCCTATTTTGCTAATCCGGCAAACAATACGGATTATCTGGCCCAGGCTTTTAAGCCGGCGAATGTAGAAAGAATCTCAATGAATGTAAGTGGCGGTACAAATAAAGTCCGCTATTTTATAGGTGGTGATTATGTAAATCAAAACTCTAACTTTTCGGGGGTTAATAGCTATAAGGTGGGTTTAAGGGCAAATGTTGAAGCAAATCTCGCCAGAGGGCTTATGGTAAGTCTTAACTTAAGTAATACCATGTCATATTCCCGGAACTTTTGGTATAAGACAAGCGGAACTACAGAAAGCCTCGACCAAGATGTGACTTCTTTAGCGGAAGTAGCGCCTTGGCAGAAGTATTTTATTGACGGTAATCCCGTTTTATTAAATACAAGTTATAACGGCAATACGGATATCGATAATGTGAATGTGTTCTTATTTGAGAATTCTAATAACTATACGAAGTCTCTAAATTATGTAATGAATGCCTTGGGCAAAATTAGTTATGAAATTCCCGGCATAAAAGGATTGACGGCAGCCGTTTCTTTTAATGAAAATGTAAACTTTGGTTTCCCTAAACAATATGGTACTTCTTTTAATTATTATCAATATTCCGGTCTGGGGGAAAATAATCACATACCGGGCGGAACCATACTCAAGGAAGTAAATATTAAAAATGGAGACAGAGTCAGAATAACACCAAACTATGCAACTGTTTATCAATTAGATGGAACGCTTACTTATCATAAAACTTTCGGTAAAAACCATTTGAATTTATTGGGCATATATGAACAAACCGAACAATACAATGAAGGGGTAAATGCGGAAGCAGATGGTGTAATTATTACCGGATTGGATAATCAGAATTTTACCATTGGCACGCAATCTTCTAATCAGGCTTCCTCTATCGCGGAAAGTGGAAAACTATCTTATATCGGAAGAGCCAATTACGATTATGATAATACGTATTTGCTGGAAGCGGTATTTCGTAGAGATGGTTCTACTTCATTACCCCCGGCCAATCGATATGGTAATTTTGGTTCAGTATCAGCAGGTTGGGTACTTTCAAATGAACATTTTATTAAAGATCATTTTTCATTTTTTGACTTATTAAAACTGAGAGCCTCTTTAGGTTTTACAGGGTCTGATAATACAGTTCCTTACGGATATGCGCAAGCTTATCAATATGGTACCGGTAGTGGGGGTGGTGCAGTATTTAATGAAGGTGAAAGGGGGCTGGGTATCAAAGCTACCAATATTCCTAATCCATATGCTACATGGGATCATCAAACGAAGACAGATTATGGTCTAGATATGGCTTTCTTACACAATAGATTGTCTTTTACAGGCGATTATTATTGGAATCACAACTATGATTTACTTACCGGGCTTAGCTCTTCAGTGCCTGCAACCATCGGGCTCACTACTCCCAATGAAAATTATGGAATTATAAATGCATTTGGGTACGAGCTTTCTGTTGGCTGGCATGATAATATTGATAAAGATTGGAGCTATAATGTTACCTCATTTTTCTCTTGGATGGATGATAAAAACATCAGAGAGGATCTTGCAACAGGTTTGATTGGAACGATTCAGGATCATCAGGGAAAATCAGATGACCAAGGGGTCTTTGGATACGATTATGTGGGTATGTTCAGAACACAAGCACAAGTAGATGCATTTATGACGGCTCATCCGGGCTATACCATCTTTGGTCAAACACCTGAAGTGGGGATGTTAAATTATAAAGATTTAAATGGTGATAACCAAATTACTGCTGATGGTAATGATCAGGAATATTTGAGCCATAAGGCAAGCAATCATAATAACCTTGGTTTTAATTTTGGAGTTACTTTTAAATCATTAAGCATCAATGTGGTTTCCGGCATGAGTTGGGGTGGTCAGGCCGTTATACCTGGAAATGAGATAACTTCTTCAGTGGCTAAGGATATAACGCAAAACAGACCGGCATTTTGGGCCGATCACTGGACACCAGATAACACAAATGCAAAATACCCCGCTCCTTATTGGATGAGTGATTACAATGTAACAAGTAATTTCTGGTTTGTTAGCGCGTTTTCTGCACAAATTCAAAATGTAAACATAAGTTATACAATACCTCAAAAATGGTCATCGAGAGCAGGTATAGCGAGCGCAAGATTTTATGCCGTTTGCACAAATGCGCTAAACCTTTTCAATCCATATCCGGATAATTATAGAGATCCAAATACAGGTATTTTACAGTATCCAAACCTTAGAACTTTCTCTTTTGGTTTAAATATTGGACTATAA
- a CDS encoding DUF3826 domain-containing protein, whose product MMRRVIYFFSGLMVSIFFLVTSQVMAQSNVYPGTDAAYASVINKRSEKIVEKLHIANSAKAAKVQTIIATQYFDLNQVYILRDKELKALKENSNLSKDAKTDSLKAIQNRVDLAVNKLHHNYIKTLQANLNNKQVDGVKDGMTYSVLEVTYNAYMQMLPDLTEVQKKQIMDWLIEAREHAMDAGSSEKKHAWFGKYKGRINNYLSKAGINMKQAEDDWKARIEAEKNKKS is encoded by the coding sequence ATGATGAGAAGAGTAATCTATTTTTTTTCTGGTTTAATGGTATCCATCTTTTTCCTTGTTACAAGTCAAGTGATGGCTCAGTCGAATGTTTATCCGGGAACTGATGCTGCCTATGCCAGCGTAATAAATAAAAGATCAGAAAAAATAGTTGAAAAACTGCATATTGCGAATTCTGCAAAAGCAGCAAAGGTGCAGACAATCATTGCAACACAATACTTTGATTTAAATCAAGTTTATATTTTGCGTGATAAAGAGTTGAAGGCCCTTAAAGAGAATTCAAATTTAAGTAAAGATGCAAAAACTGATTCATTAAAAGCCATACAAAACAGGGTAGATTTAGCTGTAAATAAATTACATCATAACTATATCAAAACTTTGCAAGCGAACTTAAATAATAAACAAGTCGACGGCGTAAAAGACGGAATGACCTACAGTGTATTAGAAGTAACCTACAATGCCTATATGCAAATGTTGCCTGATTTAACGGAAGTTCAAAAAAAGCAAATAATGGATTGGTTGATAGAAGCTCGTGAACATGCAATGGATGCAGGTTCCTCTGAAAAAAAGCACGCATGGTTTGGAAAGTACAAAGGAAGGATCAATAATTACCTCTCAAAAGCTGGTATTAATATGAAACAAGCAGAAGATGATTGGAAGGCCCGTATAGAAGCAGAAAAGAATAAAAAATCTTAA